The Syntrophorhabdaceae bacterium genome has a segment encoding these proteins:
- a CDS encoding electron transfer flavoprotein subunit beta/FixA family protein, giving the protein MNLLVFTKRVPATQEEEVRIIDDGKGIDLAKIPFKVNDWDNYSVEEAVRIAEKTEGTVTAISMGDRESDEVLRRAIAMGAHNGSLLQLTEPLHDPSQRAAIACNFIKKENIPFDLIFTGVQSEDDQFAAMGGILAAKLDLPYVSMVIGIDEIEKEYVIVRRELEGGLQEKIRVSLPAILAIQSGINEPRYVSIMGVRKASKVERKVYEAEVYNDAPRLIEVERWVYPPKKGGARMLAGELDAVCKDLLGILKEKGVYQ; this is encoded by the coding sequence ATGAACTTACTGGTCTTTACCAAAAGAGTTCCCGCAACCCAGGAAGAGGAAGTGCGCATCATCGATGACGGGAAGGGGATTGATCTTGCCAAAATCCCTTTCAAGGTGAATGATTGGGACAATTACTCGGTGGAGGAGGCGGTACGCATCGCGGAGAAGACTGAGGGCACGGTAACCGCCATCTCCATGGGGGACCGGGAATCGGATGAGGTGCTGCGGAGAGCCATTGCCATGGGAGCCCACAACGGCTCTCTCCTTCAACTCACGGAACCGCTTCACGACCCTTCTCAGAGGGCTGCCATTGCCTGTAATTTCATAAAGAAAGAAAATATCCCCTTTGATCTGATATTTACGGGCGTCCAGTCGGAAGACGACCAGTTCGCCGCCATGGGAGGGATCCTCGCGGCAAAGCTCGACCTCCCTTACGTTTCCATGGTGATTGGCATCGATGAGATCGAAAAAGAGTACGTCATCGTGCGAAGGGAGCTTGAAGGGGGGCTCCAGGAGAAGATAAGGGTCTCCCTTCCCGCAATACTTGCTATACAGAGCGGGATCAATGAACCCCGGTACGTATCGATCATGGGGGTGAGAAAAGCATCCAAGGTCGAGCGCAAGGTCTATGAGGCTGAAGTATATAATGACGCCCCCAGGCTTATCGAAGTGGAGAGATGGGTCTATCCGCCGAAAAAAGGAGGGGCCCGGATGCTCGCGGGAGAGCTCGATGCGGTATGCAAAGACCTTCTCGGGATCTTAAAAGAAAAGGGGGTATACCAATGA
- a CDS encoding electron transfer flavoprotein subunit alpha/FixB family protein: protein MSYALIVAEVRKGIFEERNLDSAGFASLLQKETVLLIPEGPYEIPPITERVLKVPVEEATFLNPLFMSTLIQKVTELKGKPDAVIFTSSSSGTELASYSAGKLGLPLITDLSAYDKERAVFFKSYYSDKIFGEFKVKGEGQFIATVRSGSFKEFAVTKIPATEAMEAVAAGGERTFLGYVEEEKGEIDITKAEFLLSVGRGIGSKDEIADYEELAGILRAVLSGSRPVIDKMWLPKVRQVGTSGKTVKPKVYLAMGISGAFQHIAGMKDSECIIAVNKDPEAPIFQYAHFGIVSDVHKVRDKLKDIVRG from the coding sequence ATGAGCTACGCGCTGATCGTCGCCGAAGTGCGAAAAGGCATTTTCGAAGAGAGGAACCTCGACTCAGCGGGCTTTGCCTCCCTTCTCCAAAAAGAAACGGTGCTCCTTATCCCGGAAGGCCCCTATGAGATCCCCCCCATTACGGAGCGCGTGCTCAAAGTCCCGGTGGAAGAGGCAACTTTCCTGAACCCTCTTTTTATGTCCACCCTCATACAAAAAGTAACGGAACTGAAGGGAAAGCCGGACGCGGTGATTTTCACCTCATCTTCCTCGGGCACGGAGCTTGCCTCGTATAGTGCAGGGAAACTCGGCCTCCCTCTTATCACCGATTTATCTGCCTACGACAAAGAGCGGGCCGTCTTCTTCAAAAGCTATTATTCGGACAAGATCTTCGGAGAATTCAAAGTGAAAGGAGAAGGACAATTCATAGCGACCGTGCGGAGCGGGAGCTTCAAGGAGTTCGCGGTCACGAAAATACCCGCCACGGAGGCCATGGAGGCTGTGGCCGCAGGAGGCGAGCGGACGTTCCTCGGTTATGTGGAAGAGGAGAAGGGCGAGATCGACATCACGAAGGCTGAATTCCTCCTTTCCGTGGGAAGGGGCATAGGAAGCAAGGACGAGATCGCCGATTATGAAGAGCTCGCCGGGATTCTCAGGGCAGTGCTCTCCGGCTCGCGCCCTGTCATCGACAAGATGTGGCTTCCCAAGGTCCGGCAGGTGGGCACCTCGGGCAAGACGGTAAAGCCTAAGGTCTATCTCGCCATGGGCATAAGCGGGGCGTTTCAGCACATCGCGGGGATGAAAGATTCGGAGTGCATCATCGCGGTCAATAAAGATCCGGAAGCGCCAATTTTTCAATATGCCCATTTCGGTATTGTGAGCGATGTGCATAAGGTGAGGGATAAACTTAAGGATATCGTCAGGGGATAA
- a CDS encoding CoB--CoM heterodisulfide reductase iron-sulfur subunit A family protein encodes MRTGIFICHCGHNIKHTVDVKKVSRFFKDFPTVVVSEDYPFVCSEPGQDMIEEAIKKHGLDRVLIASCTPSLHGELFKDLLKKSNLNPFLLRRVGIREHCSWVGDDPGPNTEKAIKLIKAGLYASAHYVPLEEKKVDVVKSALIIGGGVSGLSAALFLSRMGMKVYLVEKADHLGGHVGALKNIWPAREDGKSAVIDPMVSELGIMENVEIFTSTTLSAFEGFFGNYQATLNTPGGVKTVVAGGVIVAVGFSPFDPRLKPELNYGRDDRIMTTLEFEERKEGLSKDPRVAILHCVGSRDEQVNKPYCSRVCCINALRAANAIKVRHPDAYVESFYMDMRAHPKGGEEFFEETQELGVLFTRSNIGEIIPSSGGLLLRGEDTLLGETFEREFDYAVLSTGMSSPEDSKLISSLLKVTLDKDKFFLEAHIKLRPFDTAVKGIFIAGTCSGPKDMEESINHGRASALKLFGFLNLGYAFVDPFISWVDPKRCSGCRMCEQACVAKAIKYDEQKRIAHVEEAACMGCGLCNATCPSSSISLKGHMDSAIDDEIGAMIEGQSLVASL; translated from the coding sequence GTGAGGACGGGGATTTTCATCTGCCACTGCGGGCATAATATCAAACATACGGTAGATGTGAAGAAAGTGAGCCGCTTCTTCAAGGACTTTCCGACCGTGGTCGTCTCCGAGGATTATCCCTTCGTCTGCTCCGAGCCGGGACAGGACATGATCGAAGAAGCCATAAAGAAACATGGCCTCGACCGCGTGCTCATCGCATCGTGCACCCCGTCTCTCCATGGCGAGCTATTCAAAGATCTACTCAAAAAATCGAATCTCAACCCCTTTCTTCTCCGCAGGGTGGGCATACGGGAGCACTGCTCGTGGGTGGGAGATGATCCCGGACCCAATACGGAAAAGGCAATAAAGCTCATCAAGGCAGGACTCTACGCCTCCGCCCATTACGTGCCTCTGGAAGAGAAAAAGGTCGACGTAGTCAAATCTGCGCTCATCATCGGGGGAGGCGTCTCGGGCCTCAGTGCGGCCCTGTTTCTATCGAGGATGGGCATGAAAGTGTACCTCGTGGAAAAGGCAGATCACCTCGGGGGGCACGTGGGGGCGCTTAAGAATATCTGGCCTGCGAGGGAGGATGGGAAATCGGCGGTGATCGATCCGATGGTAAGTGAGCTCGGGATAATGGAAAATGTGGAGATCTTCACGTCTACCACCCTGAGCGCCTTCGAAGGCTTTTTCGGTAATTATCAGGCAACCCTGAATACCCCCGGGGGAGTCAAAACAGTTGTGGCGGGAGGGGTCATCGTGGCGGTCGGTTTTTCACCTTTCGACCCCCGGTTGAAGCCGGAGCTGAACTACGGCAGGGACGACAGGATCATGACCACCCTCGAATTCGAGGAAAGGAAGGAGGGGCTGTCCAAAGACCCGCGGGTCGCCATACTCCACTGCGTGGGCTCGAGGGACGAGCAGGTCAATAAGCCCTATTGCTCCCGGGTATGCTGCATCAATGCATTGCGGGCGGCTAATGCCATAAAAGTCAGGCACCCGGACGCGTATGTGGAGTCCTTTTACATGGATATGCGCGCCCATCCCAAAGGCGGGGAGGAGTTTTTCGAAGAGACCCAGGAACTGGGGGTGCTCTTTACGAGATCCAATATCGGTGAGATCATTCCCTCGTCCGGGGGACTGCTTTTGAGAGGAGAGGATACCCTTTTGGGGGAGACTTTCGAACGGGAATTCGACTATGCCGTACTCTCTACAGGCATGTCGTCCCCGGAGGACAGTAAGCTCATCTCATCCCTCCTCAAGGTAACTCTCGACAAGGACAAGTTTTTCCTCGAGGCCCACATAAAACTGAGGCCCTTCGACACGGCGGTAAAAGGCATCTTTATCGCGGGCACATGCTCGGGCCCCAAGGACATGGAGGAATCGATCAATCACGGCAGGGCATCGGCGCTCAAGCTATTCGGATTTCTGAACCTGGGATACGCCTTTGTCGATCCGTTCATATCGTGGGTCGATCCCAAAAGATGCAGCGGCTGCCGGATGTGCGAGCAAGCCTGTGTGGCCAAAGCAATAAAATATGATGAACAAAAAAGGATCGCCCACGTGGAAGAAGCGGCCTGCATGGGCTGCGGCCTCTGCAACGCCACCTGTCCCTCTTCATCGATCAGTCTGAAGGGGCATATGGACAGTGCGATAGATGACGAAATAGGAGCAATGATTGAGGGGCAGTCGCTAGTAGCTAGTCTCTAG
- a CDS encoding FAD-dependent oxidoreductase: MNDEKRVLVVGGGIGGITAALELASCGVRVTMLEEGPSIGGRMIQLDKTFPTLDCSTCTLSPKMVEVALQKRIELLSWAMPRAVKKEEKGFLVTIHKKARFVDTTKCNACGSCSVFCPVVMKSEFNMGTGSRKAVYIPFPQAIPNKASIDKREDRPCKAACVDACPVHTNVLGYVKHIREGRFNDAYLLIRETNPFPSACGRVCYAPCEKACNRGQLDHPVAIRDLKRFAVDQFDPANLTIPQVQRTEKKIAVVGAGPAGLACAHDLALNGHDVTVYEALPEPGGMMRYAIPEYRLPRKELDREIDYIERLGVTIACGVRIGEEITLAGLRERFDAVFIAAGAPVGLLPGIEGENLLGVIDGLRFLRSARSSEVLAPGKVTAVIGGGNTAVDCGRTAKRLGSESVIVIYRRTRDEMPAAEEEIEAMLHEGIAIEFLAAPVRFRKEGNRLAIECIRMKLGDPDQSGRRRPQPMEGSEFTLSVDAVITALGQAVETSFASGLARSRSGTIIADPTGATSLEDVFAGGDVTTGPAYVVDAIAAGKKAARSIGKFLKGEEIISEPEPEPQALPDDELSALSQRFAREERLAMPELPVPERTAGFAEVTLGFSPGEAISEASRCLAGAIDGCIECGECAKRCDVHAIDYAMKDEVVEQYFDSIVLAPGFDLYDPTEKGEYGYGTLPGVVTGIEFERICSVTGPTGGDILIQGKTPKRFFFIQCVGSRDRQSGARFCSRVCCMYTAKHASIVKDRIPDAEVYVSYIDVRAYGKNYEEFYKSTQESGASYIRGIPGEISKTAEGLLVRVEDMLSGELREIEVDVVVLATGVRPRKETEKLLDIMSVEKDEYGFVKVTSIHPSRTNVKGIFACGMASGPKDVPDTVASGGEAAARCMEYIHEERVFGN, translated from the coding sequence ATGAACGACGAGAAGAGGGTCCTTGTAGTCGGTGGGGGTATAGGCGGGATCACCGCCGCCCTGGAGCTCGCCTCGTGCGGGGTGAGGGTCACCATGCTCGAAGAGGGGCCATCCATAGGGGGGAGGATGATTCAGCTCGATAAAACTTTCCCCACCCTCGACTGCTCTACCTGTACCCTGTCGCCCAAAATGGTGGAAGTGGCCCTTCAGAAGAGGATCGAGCTTCTCTCGTGGGCCATGCCCCGGGCCGTAAAAAAGGAGGAAAAAGGCTTTCTCGTGACCATTCATAAGAAGGCCCGGTTTGTAGACACGACGAAATGCAATGCCTGCGGGAGCTGCTCCGTCTTCTGTCCCGTGGTCATGAAGAGTGAATTCAACATGGGGACGGGCTCGAGAAAAGCGGTCTACATTCCCTTTCCCCAGGCCATACCTAATAAGGCCTCCATCGATAAGCGCGAAGACCGGCCCTGCAAAGCTGCCTGCGTCGACGCATGCCCGGTTCATACGAACGTGCTCGGATACGTGAAGCATATCCGGGAGGGGAGGTTCAATGATGCCTATCTCCTCATCAGGGAAACCAACCCCTTTCCCTCCGCATGCGGGAGGGTATGCTACGCACCCTGCGAAAAGGCCTGCAACAGGGGTCAGCTCGATCACCCCGTGGCAATCCGGGACCTCAAGCGCTTTGCCGTCGACCAGTTCGATCCCGCGAACCTTACAATCCCGCAGGTGCAGCGGACGGAGAAAAAGATTGCCGTCGTAGGCGCCGGCCCCGCCGGGCTCGCCTGTGCCCACGATCTTGCCCTCAATGGCCACGATGTAACGGTCTATGAAGCCCTTCCCGAACCGGGGGGCATGATGCGCTATGCCATACCGGAATACAGGCTGCCCAGGAAGGAGCTCGACCGGGAGATAGATTATATCGAGCGACTGGGTGTCACGATCGCGTGCGGCGTGCGGATAGGAGAAGAGATTACCCTTGCCGGCCTCAGGGAGAGATTCGATGCGGTCTTTATCGCCGCGGGTGCGCCGGTGGGTCTCCTCCCCGGGATAGAAGGGGAAAACCTGCTAGGCGTCATAGACGGCCTCCGCTTTCTCAGGTCCGCCCGCAGCTCCGAGGTTCTCGCCCCGGGCAAAGTAACCGCCGTTATAGGCGGCGGCAATACGGCGGTAGACTGCGGGAGGACCGCAAAACGTCTGGGAAGTGAATCAGTTATCGTTATATACCGGAGGACCAGGGATGAAATGCCCGCCGCGGAAGAAGAGATAGAGGCCATGCTGCACGAAGGCATCGCCATAGAGTTTCTCGCTGCTCCAGTGCGTTTCCGTAAAGAGGGCAACAGGCTCGCCATAGAATGCATTCGCATGAAACTGGGCGACCCCGACCAGAGCGGCAGGAGGCGTCCCCAGCCTATGGAAGGATCGGAATTTACCCTTTCTGTGGATGCGGTCATCACCGCCCTCGGTCAGGCCGTGGAGACCTCTTTTGCTTCGGGATTGGCACGCAGCAGGAGCGGGACCATCATCGCGGACCCAACGGGTGCCACAAGCCTGGAAGACGTCTTTGCCGGAGGCGACGTGACCACGGGACCGGCCTACGTGGTGGACGCCATCGCCGCAGGCAAAAAGGCCGCGCGCTCTATAGGGAAGTTTCTTAAGGGCGAAGAGATTATTTCTGAGCCGGAACCGGAACCTCAGGCGCTCCCAGACGACGAGCTTTCCGCTCTGTCGCAAAGATTCGCGAGGGAGGAGAGGCTCGCTATGCCGGAGCTTCCCGTGCCGGAAAGGACTGCGGGATTTGCTGAAGTTACCCTAGGGTTCAGCCCGGGGGAAGCGATTTCTGAAGCTTCCCGTTGTCTCGCGGGCGCGATCGATGGGTGCATCGAATGCGGGGAATGCGCGAAGCGCTGCGATGTTCACGCAATCGATTATGCCATGAAAGATGAGGTCGTGGAGCAATATTTCGACAGCATCGTCCTTGCCCCCGGCTTCGACCTTTACGATCCGACGGAAAAGGGAGAATATGGCTATGGAACATTGCCCGGAGTGGTGACGGGCATAGAGTTCGAGCGCATCTGCTCCGTCACGGGCCCTACTGGGGGCGACATCCTCATCCAGGGAAAGACCCCCAAACGTTTCTTTTTCATCCAATGCGTCGGCTCCAGAGACCGTCAGAGCGGCGCCCGTTTTTGCTCCAGGGTCTGCTGCATGTATACGGCAAAACATGCGAGCATCGTGAAGGACAGGATTCCCGACGCGGAGGTGTACGTTTCTTACATCGATGTGAGGGCTTACGGCAAAAACTATGAGGAATTTTACAAGAGCACCCAGGAGAGCGGCGCCTCCTATATAAGGGGCATTCCGGGAGAGATCTCGAAAACCGCGGAGGGGCTCCTCGTCAGGGTAGAGGATATGCTGAGCGGGGAGCTTCGGGAGATAGAGGTGGACGTCGTGGTGCTGGCCACCGGCGTGAGGCCCCGCAAAGAGACTGAGAAGCTCCTCGACATTATGTCCGTGGAAAAGGATGAATACGGATTCGTCAAAGTAACATCGATCCATCCTTCCCGGACGAACGTGAAAGGCATATTCGCCTGCGGCATGGCCTCGGGTCCGAAAGACGTTCCCGATACCGTGGCCTCCGGCGGTGAAGCAGCGGCACGATGCATGGAGTATATCCACGAGGAGAGGGTCTTTGGAAACTGA
- a CDS encoding hydrogenase iron-sulfur subunit, which produces MTEEKEKNPEIVGFACSFCTFKASEMAGSLRMKYPDGIKLIQVPCSSRVDPAFVIKAILDGADGAFVAGCHPGDCHFIKGNYFTRRKIAALKEMFDAFSMKDKLRLFWVSAAEARRFVEKVTAMYGDIKEKKNAG; this is translated from the coding sequence ATGACGGAAGAGAAAGAGAAGAATCCTGAGATCGTGGGTTTTGCCTGCTCTTTTTGCACTTTTAAGGCTTCGGAGATGGCGGGGAGCCTTCGTATGAAGTATCCCGATGGAATAAAGCTCATCCAGGTGCCCTGTTCGAGCAGGGTCGATCCTGCTTTTGTGATCAAGGCCATATTGGACGGCGCGGATGGCGCCTTTGTGGCGGGTTGTCATCCGGGCGACTGCCATTTTATTAAAGGGAACTACTTTACACGGAGGAAAATAGCCGCCCTGAAAGAGATGTTCGATGCTTTCTCTATGAAAGATAAGCTCCGCCTCTTCTGGGTAAGCGCCGCGGAAGCGAGGCGATTCGTAGAAAAGGTAACTGCCATGTATGGGGACATAAAGGAAAAGAAAAATGCTGGGTAA
- a CDS encoding (Fe-S)-binding protein: MGEQQTSRLLTCIQCGKCTGSCPESGRTPFNIRMLVRRRQFKQGIEESIPWYCTSCGACTLRCPRDVKPSEIIIDVRSQLVEDGQIPVSIQKALENTFVQKNPWGRSRAKRGAWADKLDMDIPHVRDTASKRLLFTCCIQAYDPRCMVIPSNVAKILRMGGVEFGILGEEEACCGNEIRRIGESGLFEELREENKAVFEEYGVKEIIALSPHCMNGLKKEYGELGITVSHYTELVAPLIEEGLITINTPFEKKVIYHDPCFLGKQNGIFDAPRKILKSIPGLELLEFSRSRETSLCCEGGGGRMFYETETTSPRNSEIRVTEALMRGAEVIATSCPFCVMTLEDPATEKGLIVREISEILMEGI; the protein is encoded by the coding sequence ATGGGTGAGCAGCAGACCAGCAGGCTCCTTACCTGTATCCAATGCGGGAAGTGCACGGGGAGCTGTCCGGAATCGGGAAGGACTCCCTTCAATATAAGGATGCTCGTCAGGCGGAGGCAGTTCAAGCAGGGAATAGAAGAGTCGATCCCGTGGTACTGCACCTCCTGCGGCGCCTGCACATTGCGGTGCCCCCGCGACGTTAAACCCTCCGAAATCATTATCGATGTGAGATCACAGCTCGTGGAAGACGGGCAGATACCTGTGTCGATTCAGAAGGCCCTTGAGAATACCTTTGTCCAGAAGAACCCGTGGGGCCGCTCCAGGGCGAAGAGGGGCGCGTGGGCCGACAAGCTCGATATGGATATCCCTCACGTACGCGATACGGCATCAAAAAGGCTCCTTTTCACCTGCTGCATCCAGGCCTATGACCCCCGGTGCATGGTAATCCCTTCCAATGTGGCGAAGATATTGCGAATGGGCGGAGTGGAGTTCGGCATCCTCGGGGAAGAGGAAGCCTGTTGCGGCAATGAGATCCGCAGGATCGGCGAGTCGGGCCTTTTCGAGGAGCTGCGGGAAGAGAATAAGGCGGTCTTCGAGGAATACGGGGTAAAGGAGATCATTGCCCTGTCGCCCCATTGTATGAATGGCCTCAAGAAAGAGTACGGCGAGCTCGGTATCACCGTCTCCCATTATACGGAGCTTGTGGCCCCTTTGATCGAGGAGGGCTTGATTACCATCAATACCCCTTTCGAAAAAAAGGTGATCTATCACGATCCCTGTTTTTTGGGTAAGCAAAACGGCATTTTCGACGCGCCCAGGAAGATCCTGAAATCGATACCGGGCCTCGAGCTTCTTGAATTCTCCCGCTCGCGAGAGACTTCCCTTTGCTGCGAAGGCGGAGGAGGGAGAATGTTTTACGAAACCGAGACGACCTCCCCGCGAAACAGTGAGATACGGGTGACCGAGGCGTTAATGAGAGGGGCGGAGGTAATCGCCACAAGCTGCCCCTTTTGCGTGATGACCCTGGAGGACCCGGCCACGGAGAAAGGGCTTATCGTCAGGGAAATATCCGAGATACTCATGGAGGGAATATGA